The following coding sequences lie in one Maniola jurtina chromosome 11, ilManJurt1.1, whole genome shotgun sequence genomic window:
- the LOC123869889 gene encoding cytochrome P450 4c3-like isoform X3, producing the protein MDIVAVNIYNPNDIETILSSTKFIEKQQPYTFLKRWLGQGLLTSYGKKWQVRRKLLTPTFHFNILRKFFRTFEEETKIFLEKIEAEVGNEQTDIVQLVSNMTLRTVCKTAMGTSMKEDIQSISTKYFNAIQNIGAVLVKRTTRIWLFLDFPYQFTKEAREEKKVLQDLHSFTRDVIQQRKTYLRNNPSILNLDNDDDTNKKGRLAMLDLLIQNQNEGGIDDEGIREEVDTFMFRGHDTTAMALVFFMMRLAHEPEIQQKIYEEMQSMYGDSDRPPTMDDVKDMKYLDCCIKESLRLYPSVHYIARFVREDVELGGYTIPADSMIQIHIYDVHRRPDLYPDPERFVPERFLPENCLNRHPYAYIPFSAGPRNCIGQKFAMLEMKTLMSSLLRKYRLEPVTRQSDVVFISELVLRPKGPIYVKFCPR; encoded by the exons ATGGATATTGTCGCCGTTAATATTTATAACCCTAACGACATCGAG ACAATTCTCTCTTCAACCAAATTCATCGAAAAGCAACAGCCGTACACGTTTCTAAAAAGATGGTTGGGCCAAGGATTGCTAACCAGTTATG GTAAAAAATGGCAAGTGAGAAGAAAGCTCCTCACACCAACATTCCACTTCAACATCCTGAGGAAGTTCTTCAGGACCTTCGAAGAAGAGACGAAGATATTTCTCGAGAAGATTGAAGCCGAAGTAGGCAATGAGCAGACTGATATCGTACAACTTGTCAGTAATATGACGCTCAGAACTGTGTGCA AAACTGCAATGGGAACGTCAATGAAAGAAGACATACAGTCAATATCAACGAAATATTTTAATGCAATACAGAATATCGGGGCTGTTTTAGTAAAACGCACAACGAGAATATGGCTTTTTCTAGATTTTCCCTATCAGTTCACTAAAGAAGCTCGTGAAGAAAAAAAGGTTTTACAAGATTTACATAGCTTCACGAGAGATGTGATTCAACAAAGGAAAACATATTTGAGGAACAACCCTTCGATACTAAATTTGGACAATGATGACGACACGAATAAGAAAGGTCGGCTTGCCATGTTGGATTTATTGATTCAAAACCAAAATGAGGGTGGGATAGACGACGAAGGGATTAGAGAAGAGGTCGATACCTTCATGTTCAGA GGACACGACACAACTGCAATGGCACTAGTCTTTTTCATGATGAGGCTAGCTCATGAGCCAGAAATACAG CAAAAAATATATGAAGAAATGCAATCAATGTACGGCGATTCCGATCGCCCGCCCACAATGGATGACGTAAAAGACATGAAGTATTTGGACTGCTGTATTAAGGAATCTCTAAGATTGTATCCCAGTGTACACTATATAGCCAGATTTGTCAGAGAAGACGTTGAATTAG GAGGCTACACAATACCAGCCGATTCAATGATCCAAATCCATATTTATGACGTCCACCGGCGACCCGACTTGTATCCCGATCCTGAGCGCTTCGTACCCGAGAGGTTTCTACCGGAGAATTGCCTCAACCGACACCCATACGCGTACATACCCTTCAGCGCTGGACCTAGGAACTGCATAG GTCAGAAGTTCGCTATGCTAGAGATGAAGACGTTAATGTCCAGCTTGCTGAGGAAGTATCGTTTGGAGCCGGTGACCAGACAATCAGACGTTGTGTTTATTAGTGAACTCGTATTGCGTCCCAAAGGACCAATATACGTTAAGTTTTGTCCGAGATAA
- the LOC123869889 gene encoding cytochrome P450 4C1-like isoform X1, producing the protein MLITVLTSLMMVYIVVLCLYHRFSRRGRLRAKIPGPTYWPILGNSMNLILRQDKLFHYLRTLNKKYGDVVGFGAMDIVAVNIYNPNDIETILSSTKFIEKQQPYTFLKRWLGQGLLTSYGKKWQVRRKLLTPTFHFNILRKFFRTFEEETKIFLEKIEAEVGNEQTDIVQLVSNMTLRTVCKTAMGTSMKEDIQSISTKYFNAIQNIGAVLVKRTTRIWLFLDFPYQFTKEAREEKKVLQDLHSFTRDVIQQRKTYLRNNPSILNLDNDDDTNKKGRLAMLDLLIQNQNEGGIDDEGIREEVDTFMFRGHDTTAMALVFFMMRLAHEPEIQQKIYEEMQSMYGDSDRPPTMDDVKDMKYLDCCIKESLRLYPSVHYIARFVREDVELGGYTIPADSMIQIHIYDVHRRPDLYPDPERFVPERFLPENCLNRHPYAYIPFSAGPRNCIGQKFAMLEMKTLMSSLLRKYRLEPVTRQSDVVFISELVLRPKGPIYVKFCPR; encoded by the exons ATGTTGATCACAGTGTTAACTTCGTTGATGATGGTGTACATTGTGGTGTTGTGCCTTTACCACAGATTTAGCAGACGAGGACGCTTGAGGGCTAAAATACCTGGACCTACATATTGGCCGATTTTGGGAAATTCCATGAATTTAATTCTCCGTCAAG ATAAACTATTCCACTATTTAAGAACTTTGAACAAGAAGTATGGGGACGTTGTTGGGTTCGGTGCTATGGATATTGTCGCCGTTAATATTTATAACCCTAACGACATCGAG ACAATTCTCTCTTCAACCAAATTCATCGAAAAGCAACAGCCGTACACGTTTCTAAAAAGATGGTTGGGCCAAGGATTGCTAACCAGTTATG GTAAAAAATGGCAAGTGAGAAGAAAGCTCCTCACACCAACATTCCACTTCAACATCCTGAGGAAGTTCTTCAGGACCTTCGAAGAAGAGACGAAGATATTTCTCGAGAAGATTGAAGCCGAAGTAGGCAATGAGCAGACTGATATCGTACAACTTGTCAGTAATATGACGCTCAGAACTGTGTGCA AAACTGCAATGGGAACGTCAATGAAAGAAGACATACAGTCAATATCAACGAAATATTTTAATGCAATACAGAATATCGGGGCTGTTTTAGTAAAACGCACAACGAGAATATGGCTTTTTCTAGATTTTCCCTATCAGTTCACTAAAGAAGCTCGTGAAGAAAAAAAGGTTTTACAAGATTTACATAGCTTCACGAGAGATGTGATTCAACAAAGGAAAACATATTTGAGGAACAACCCTTCGATACTAAATTTGGACAATGATGACGACACGAATAAGAAAGGTCGGCTTGCCATGTTGGATTTATTGATTCAAAACCAAAATGAGGGTGGGATAGACGACGAAGGGATTAGAGAAGAGGTCGATACCTTCATGTTCAGA GGACACGACACAACTGCAATGGCACTAGTCTTTTTCATGATGAGGCTAGCTCATGAGCCAGAAATACAG CAAAAAATATATGAAGAAATGCAATCAATGTACGGCGATTCCGATCGCCCGCCCACAATGGATGACGTAAAAGACATGAAGTATTTGGACTGCTGTATTAAGGAATCTCTAAGATTGTATCCCAGTGTACACTATATAGCCAGATTTGTCAGAGAAGACGTTGAATTAG GAGGCTACACAATACCAGCCGATTCAATGATCCAAATCCATATTTATGACGTCCACCGGCGACCCGACTTGTATCCCGATCCTGAGCGCTTCGTACCCGAGAGGTTTCTACCGGAGAATTGCCTCAACCGACACCCATACGCGTACATACCCTTCAGCGCTGGACCTAGGAACTGCATAG GTCAGAAGTTCGCTATGCTAGAGATGAAGACGTTAATGTCCAGCTTGCTGAGGAAGTATCGTTTGGAGCCGGTGACCAGACAATCAGACGTTGTGTTTATTAGTGAACTCGTATTGCGTCCCAAAGGACCAATATACGTTAAGTTTTGTCCGAGATAA
- the LOC123869889 gene encoding cytochrome P450 4c3-like isoform X2, with translation MLFLILLTVFVIFLVCLCLYHRFNRPGRLKAQLPGPTHWPIVGNSLNLLHSQDKLFHYLRTLNKKYGDVVGFGAMDIVAVNIYNPNDIETILSSTKFIEKQQPYTFLKRWLGQGLLTSYGKKWQVRRKLLTPTFHFNILRKFFRTFEEETKIFLEKIEAEVGNEQTDIVQLVSNMTLRTVCKTAMGTSMKEDIQSISTKYFNAIQNIGAVLVKRTTRIWLFLDFPYQFTKEAREEKKVLQDLHSFTRDVIQQRKTYLRNNPSILNLDNDDDTNKKGRLAMLDLLIQNQNEGGIDDEGIREEVDTFMFRGHDTTAMALVFFMMRLAHEPEIQQKIYEEMQSMYGDSDRPPTMDDVKDMKYLDCCIKESLRLYPSVHYIARFVREDVELGGYTIPADSMIQIHIYDVHRRPDLYPDPERFVPERFLPENCLNRHPYAYIPFSAGPRNCIGQKFAMLEMKTLMSSLLRKYRLEPVTRQSDVVFISELVLRPKGPIYVKFCPR, from the exons atGTTGTTCTTAATATTATTGACTGTTTTTGTGATATTCCTGGTGTGTTTGTGTTTGTATCATCGGTTCAACCGACCGGGAAGACTGAAGGCCCAATTACCTGGACCAACACACTGGCCGATTGTTGGAAATTCCCTTAATTTGCTTCACTCTCAAG ATAAACTATTCCACTATTTAAGAACTTTGAACAAGAAGTATGGGGACGTTGTTGGGTTCGGTGCTATGGATATTGTCGCCGTTAATATTTATAACCCTAACGACATCGAG ACAATTCTCTCTTCAACCAAATTCATCGAAAAGCAACAGCCGTACACGTTTCTAAAAAGATGGTTGGGCCAAGGATTGCTAACCAGTTATG GTAAAAAATGGCAAGTGAGAAGAAAGCTCCTCACACCAACATTCCACTTCAACATCCTGAGGAAGTTCTTCAGGACCTTCGAAGAAGAGACGAAGATATTTCTCGAGAAGATTGAAGCCGAAGTAGGCAATGAGCAGACTGATATCGTACAACTTGTCAGTAATATGACGCTCAGAACTGTGTGCA AAACTGCAATGGGAACGTCAATGAAAGAAGACATACAGTCAATATCAACGAAATATTTTAATGCAATACAGAATATCGGGGCTGTTTTAGTAAAACGCACAACGAGAATATGGCTTTTTCTAGATTTTCCCTATCAGTTCACTAAAGAAGCTCGTGAAGAAAAAAAGGTTTTACAAGATTTACATAGCTTCACGAGAGATGTGATTCAACAAAGGAAAACATATTTGAGGAACAACCCTTCGATACTAAATTTGGACAATGATGACGACACGAATAAGAAAGGTCGGCTTGCCATGTTGGATTTATTGATTCAAAACCAAAATGAGGGTGGGATAGACGACGAAGGGATTAGAGAAGAGGTCGATACCTTCATGTTCAGA GGACACGACACAACTGCAATGGCACTAGTCTTTTTCATGATGAGGCTAGCTCATGAGCCAGAAATACAG CAAAAAATATATGAAGAAATGCAATCAATGTACGGCGATTCCGATCGCCCGCCCACAATGGATGACGTAAAAGACATGAAGTATTTGGACTGCTGTATTAAGGAATCTCTAAGATTGTATCCCAGTGTACACTATATAGCCAGATTTGTCAGAGAAGACGTTGAATTAG GAGGCTACACAATACCAGCCGATTCAATGATCCAAATCCATATTTATGACGTCCACCGGCGACCCGACTTGTATCCCGATCCTGAGCGCTTCGTACCCGAGAGGTTTCTACCGGAGAATTGCCTCAACCGACACCCATACGCGTACATACCCTTCAGCGCTGGACCTAGGAACTGCATAG GTCAGAAGTTCGCTATGCTAGAGATGAAGACGTTAATGTCCAGCTTGCTGAGGAAGTATCGTTTGGAGCCGGTGACCAGACAATCAGACGTTGTGTTTATTAGTGAACTCGTATTGCGTCCCAAAGGACCAATATACGTTAAGTTTTGTCCGAGATAA